From a single Alloactinosynnema sp. L-07 genomic region:
- a CDS encoding low temperature requirement protein A: protein MAESSTATNLELFFDLVFVFALTQVTAFMAQEPTWSGLGRGALLLAVVWWCWVGYSWLSNLVQADEGLARTAMLVAMGAMFGVAIAIPESFADLPGGLHGPTVFAFGYLLVRLVHLWLFWIVAHGDAALRAQLVRFGATMAGGTVLLLIAAHTSGTAQALLWVAAIVADYGGTVAIGVRGWRIESAKHFAERHGLILLIALGESIVAIGVGVNLLPISLPIVIAAALGLTVSACLWWAYFDTHAHLSEHALHEAAGEERTRMGRSAFSYLHLPMVVGIVMLALGMKKVLNYVAGDSGHTLSDPLYGPPLWAMFGGTALYLLAQAAVSWRCNRMIKTHRIALGALLVAVVPLMALLPALVSLAVLAALLVALIVYEWVKYREQRAEIRAGH from the coding sequence ATGGCTGAGAGTTCGACGGCCACCAACCTCGAACTCTTCTTCGACCTGGTCTTCGTCTTCGCGTTGACCCAGGTCACCGCGTTCATGGCCCAGGAACCGACCTGGTCAGGCCTGGGCCGCGGCGCGCTGCTGCTGGCCGTGGTCTGGTGGTGCTGGGTCGGCTACTCGTGGTTGTCCAATCTGGTCCAGGCCGACGAGGGGCTGGCCCGAACGGCGATGCTCGTGGCGATGGGCGCCATGTTCGGCGTCGCCATCGCCATCCCGGAGTCGTTCGCGGACCTGCCCGGCGGGCTGCACGGGCCGACCGTGTTCGCCTTCGGCTACCTGCTGGTCCGGCTGGTGCACCTGTGGCTGTTCTGGATCGTCGCGCACGGCGACGCGGCTCTGCGCGCCCAGCTCGTCCGCTTCGGCGCGACCATGGCGGGCGGCACGGTCCTGCTGCTCATCGCCGCGCACACCTCGGGCACCGCGCAGGCGCTGCTGTGGGTCGCCGCGATCGTGGCCGACTACGGCGGCACCGTCGCCATCGGCGTGCGCGGGTGGCGCATCGAGTCGGCCAAGCACTTCGCCGAGCGGCACGGGCTGATCCTGCTCATCGCGCTTGGCGAGTCGATCGTGGCCATCGGTGTCGGGGTCAATCTGCTGCCGATCTCGCTGCCGATCGTCATCGCCGCCGCGCTGGGGCTGACCGTGTCGGCCTGCCTGTGGTGGGCCTACTTCGACACCCACGCGCACCTGTCCGAGCACGCCCTGCACGAGGCGGCGGGTGAGGAGCGCACGCGGATGGGCCGCAGCGCGTTCAGCTACCTGCACCTGCCGATGGTCGTCGGCATCGTGATGCTCGCGCTGGGGATGAAGAAGGTCCTCAACTACGTTGCGGGCGACAGCGGGCACACGCTGTCCGATCCGCTCTACGGCCCGCCGCTGTGGGCGATGTTCGGCGGTACGGCGCTGTATTTGCTGGCTCAGGCCGCGGTGTCGTGGCGGTGCAACCGGATGATCAAGACCCACCGGATCGCGCTCGGGGCGCTGCTCGTGGCGGTGGTACCGCTGATGGCGCTGCTGCCCGCCCTGGTCTCGCTGGCGGTTCTGGCGGCGCTGCTGGTGGCACTGATCGTGTACGAATGGGTCAAGTACCGCGAACAGCGCGCCGAGATCCGCGCCGGGCACTGA
- a CDS encoding ATP-binding protein produces the protein MTVPALSSKEFPRTAGALRAAGHEPKGVKAEIRDNLLAALRAGRDPWPGIVGFGQTVLPQLERALLAAHDIVLLGERGQGKTRLLRTLVGLLDEWTPVIEGAELGEHPLAPITPASIRRAAELGDDLPVTWRHRDERYTEKLATPDTSVGDLIGDVDPVKVAQGRTLGDPETIHFGLVPRAHRGIVAVNELPDLAERIQVALLNVMEERDIQVRGYTLRLPLDVLLVATANPEDYTNRGRIITPLKDRFGAEVRTHYPTTVADEVAMVRQEAHLVAEVGDPLLEVLARFVRNLRDSSAIDQRSGVSARFAVAAAETVAAAALRRSALIGEEPAVARPIDLDSVPDVLRGKLEFESGEEGRETEHLTHLLRRAVAETARDRFAGLDLRPLVDVIADGTLVATGERVPGAEVLAALPELPLLHEVAGRVDVRPDDSPGRIASAVELALEYLFLTRKVAKDATAGAAVYGP, from the coding sequence GTGACCGTCCCCGCTCTGTCTTCGAAAGAGTTTCCCCGCACCGCCGGTGCCCTGCGCGCCGCCGGGCACGAGCCAAAGGGCGTCAAGGCCGAGATCCGCGACAACCTGCTCGCCGCGCTGCGGGCGGGCCGCGACCCGTGGCCGGGCATCGTCGGTTTCGGCCAGACCGTGCTGCCCCAGCTCGAACGCGCGCTGTTGGCGGCTCATGACATTGTCCTGCTCGGCGAACGCGGCCAGGGCAAGACCCGGCTGCTGCGCACCCTCGTCGGCCTGCTCGACGAGTGGACCCCGGTCATCGAGGGCGCCGAACTCGGTGAGCACCCGCTGGCCCCGATCACCCCGGCCTCGATCCGCCGCGCCGCCGAGTTGGGCGACGACCTGCCGGTCACGTGGCGCCACCGCGACGAGCGCTACACCGAGAAGCTGGCCACCCCCGACACCTCCGTCGGCGACCTGATCGGCGACGTCGACCCGGTCAAGGTCGCCCAGGGCCGCACCCTCGGCGACCCCGAGACCATCCACTTCGGACTCGTCCCGCGCGCCCACCGGGGCATCGTGGCGGTCAACGAGCTGCCCGACCTTGCCGAGCGGATCCAGGTCGCGCTGCTCAACGTCATGGAGGAGCGCGACATCCAGGTCCGCGGCTACACACTGCGGCTGCCGCTGGACGTGCTGCTGGTGGCCACGGCCAACCCAGAGGACTACACCAACCGCGGCCGGATCATCACCCCGCTCAAGGACCGGTTCGGCGCCGAGGTCCGCACCCACTACCCGACCACCGTCGCCGATGAGGTGGCCATGGTCCGCCAGGAGGCGCACCTGGTGGCCGAGGTGGGCGACCCGCTGCTGGAGGTGCTGGCCCGATTCGTGCGCAACCTGCGCGACTCCAGTGCCATCGACCAGCGCTCGGGGGTGTCGGCCCGCTTCGCCGTCGCCGCGGCCGAGACGGTGGCGGCCGCCGCGCTGCGCCGGTCGGCCCTGATCGGCGAGGAGCCCGCGGTGGCCCGGCCGATCGACCTGGACTCGGTGCCGGACGTGCTGCGCGGCAAGCTGGAGTTCGAGTCCGGCGAGGAAGGCCGCGAGACCGAACACCTCACCCACCTGCTGCGCCGCGCGGTCGCCGAGACCGCCCGCGACCGCTTCGCCGGACTCGACCTGCGGCCGCTGGTCGACGTCATCGCCGACGGCACGCTGGTGGCCACGGGGGAGCGGGTGCCGGGCGCGGAGGTGCTCGCCGCGCTGCCGGAGCTGCCGCTGCTGCACGAGGTCGCGGGCCGGGTGGACGTGCGGCCAGACGACAGCCCCGGCCGGATCGCCTCGGCGGTCGAGCTGGCCCTGGAATACCTGTTCCTGACGCGGAAGGTCGCCAAGGACGCCACCGCGGGCGCGGCGGTGTATGGGCCATGA
- a CDS encoding VWA domain-containing protein: MTRGFHYGPWHDGPDPLAPPVDLREALEQLGRDVMDGSSPRSALEELLRRGTGDTAGLDELTRRLWERRARIQRRHNLDGTLSEVRALLDEALAAERTALFPDPSDDARFRETQLDALPPGTAAAVRELADYDWRSEQARQAYQRIRDKLGQELMESRFQGMKQALSDVTPEDAERIRRMIADLNDLLLSHLRGEDTTDKFDRFMAAHGDFFPENPRTVEELIDALAARAAAAQRMMNSMSAQQRAELSELMAAAFGDPRLADQVSTLDANLRALRPGEDWTSSARFRGQDPLGLGEGAQAMADLAELDALAEQLAQSYPGARLEDIDLEALSRQLGDDAGVDARRLSELERELRDQGLLERAADGSLHLSPKALRRLGETALSDVIGTLRSRRGERDTARAGAAGEPTGASRPWTFGDSEPWEVSRTVRNAVLRTASTGGDVRIDVSDVEVIETEQRARAAIALCVDTSWSMVQDGRWVPMKRTALALHHLVSTRFRSDELQLITFGRHASTVDIDELTAMEGVWEQGTNLHHALLLAGRHLRRNPDANPVVLVVTDGEPTAHLEPDGHAEFMYPTTPRTLSKTLTEVDALAKLGASVTVFMLGEDENLAKFVDMIARRGRGRVIHPDLDGLGAAVVGDYLGNRKPRH, from the coding sequence ATGACCCGCGGATTCCACTATGGACCGTGGCACGATGGCCCGGATCCACTGGCGCCGCCGGTCGACCTGCGCGAGGCCCTCGAACAGCTCGGCCGCGACGTCATGGACGGCTCGTCGCCCCGGTCCGCCCTCGAGGAGCTACTGCGCCGGGGCACTGGTGACACCGCGGGCCTCGACGAGCTGACCCGCAGGCTCTGGGAGCGCCGCGCCCGCATCCAGCGCCGCCACAACCTCGACGGCACACTGAGCGAGGTCCGCGCCCTGCTCGACGAGGCGCTGGCGGCCGAGCGGACGGCGCTGTTCCCCGATCCGTCCGACGACGCCCGCTTCCGCGAGACCCAGCTTGACGCGCTGCCCCCGGGGACGGCGGCGGCCGTGCGCGAACTGGCCGACTACGACTGGCGGTCCGAGCAGGCTCGTCAGGCGTATCAGCGCATCCGCGACAAGCTCGGCCAAGAGCTGATGGAGTCGCGGTTCCAGGGGATGAAACAGGCGCTCAGCGACGTCACTCCGGAGGACGCCGAACGCATCCGCCGGATGATCGCCGACCTGAACGACCTGCTGCTGTCGCACCTGCGCGGCGAGGACACGACCGACAAGTTCGACCGCTTCATGGCCGCCCACGGCGACTTCTTCCCCGAGAACCCGCGCACCGTCGAAGAACTGATCGACGCGCTGGCCGCCCGAGCCGCCGCCGCCCAGCGCATGATGAACTCGATGAGCGCCCAGCAGCGCGCCGAGCTGTCCGAGTTGATGGCCGCCGCCTTCGGCGACCCGCGCCTCGCCGACCAAGTGTCCACATTGGATGCCAACCTGCGCGCGCTGCGTCCGGGGGAGGACTGGACGTCGTCGGCCCGCTTCCGCGGCCAAGACCCGCTCGGCCTCGGCGAGGGCGCGCAGGCGATGGCCGACCTGGCCGAGTTGGACGCCTTGGCCGAACAGCTGGCCCAGTCCTATCCGGGTGCCCGCCTGGAGGACATCGACTTGGAGGCCCTGTCCCGCCAACTCGGCGACGACGCAGGCGTCGACGCCCGCCGCCTGTCCGAGCTGGAGCGCGAACTGCGCGACCAGGGCCTGCTGGAACGTGCGGCTGACGGCTCACTCCACTTGTCCCCCAAGGCTTTGCGTCGCCTGGGCGAGACAGCACTGTCCGATGTGATCGGAACCCTGCGGTCGCGTCGGGGAGAACGTGACACCGCCCGCGCGGGCGCGGCCGGAGAACCCACCGGTGCCTCCCGCCCGTGGACGTTCGGCGACTCGGAACCCTGGGAGGTCTCCCGCACCGTCCGCAACGCCGTGCTGCGGACGGCGTCGACCGGCGGGGATGTCCGGATCGATGTGTCGGACGTCGAGGTCATCGAGACCGAGCAACGCGCGCGAGCGGCGATCGCACTGTGCGTCGACACGTCGTGGTCGATGGTCCAGGACGGCCGCTGGGTCCCGATGAAGCGAACGGCGCTCGCGCTGCACCACCTCGTGAGCACCCGCTTCCGCTCGGATGAGCTCCAGCTGATCACCTTCGGTCGCCACGCGTCCACAGTGGACATCGATGAGCTGACGGCGATGGAGGGGGTGTGGGAACAGGGCACGAACCTGCACCACGCGCTCCTGCTCGCGGGCAGACACCTGCGCCGCAACCCGGACGCGAACCCGGTGGTCCTGGTGGTGACCGATGGCGAGCCCACGGCACACCTGGAACCCGACGGCCACGCCGAGTTCATGTACCCCACAACCCCCCGGACGCTGTCCAAGACCCTGACGGAAGTCGACGCACTGGCCAAACTGGGCGCATCGGTAACGGTCTTCATGCTGGGCGAGGACGAGAACCTCGCCAAGTTCGTCGACATGATCGCGAGGCGCGGCCGGGGTCGGGTGATCCATCCGGACCTGGACGGGCTGGGAGCGGCGGTGGTGGGGGACTACCTAGGCAACAGGAAACCTCGCCACTAG
- a CDS encoding DUF397 domain-containing protein translates to MHAVWRKSSFSEPNEANCVEIAFATDVRVRDSKNPDGGTLRIPEASWSPQALVARFPVA, encoded by the coding sequence GTGCACGCAGTGTGGCGGAAGTCGAGCTTCAGCGAACCGAACGAAGCCAACTGCGTCGAGATCGCCTTCGCCACGGATGTCCGGGTGCGGGATTCCAAGAACCCTGATGGCGGCACGCTCCGCATTCCTGAGGCCTCGTGGTCGCCCCAGGCCCTAGTGGCGAGGTTTCCTGTTGCCTAG
- a CDS encoding helix-turn-helix transcriptional regulator, whose product MISNRQPARMRALGMELAAARVHTGKTTKQAAKGIGTSPSTVNRTEKANRVAPATDVAGLLALYGITGPDRQRILELAENLDANEWLETGDRLPRLLPVLAGFESQARTLLEFSPSLIPGLLQTPAYIRALHAAAGVFGAEQDAKVEARLDRQQILAKLAAPHYTAIIDEAALRRPCGGPEVMVQQINWLIGRAQLPHIRIHVIPFRHGTHPNPGPYLWMGFASQSPIVYVEHFGVAGFIDAPDRIKKFEDLTATLMGFALGSADTVNFLTRMAADFERS is encoded by the coding sequence ATGATCAGCAATCGGCAGCCCGCCCGGATGCGGGCCTTGGGCATGGAGTTGGCGGCGGCTCGGGTCCACACGGGCAAGACGACAAAGCAAGCGGCCAAAGGAATCGGCACATCGCCATCGACCGTAAATCGCACGGAGAAGGCAAACCGTGTCGCACCTGCCACTGATGTGGCTGGCCTATTGGCCCTCTACGGGATAACCGGGCCAGACCGACAGAGAATCCTTGAGTTGGCGGAGAACCTGGACGCCAACGAGTGGCTGGAAACCGGCGACCGCCTTCCCCGGCTGCTGCCCGTCTTGGCGGGCTTCGAGTCGCAGGCGAGGACGCTACTCGAGTTCTCCCCGAGCCTGATCCCTGGGCTGCTGCAGACGCCCGCCTACATCAGGGCCCTTCACGCAGCCGCAGGCGTCTTCGGCGCGGAGCAAGACGCGAAGGTTGAGGCACGGCTCGACCGGCAACAGATCCTGGCCAAACTTGCCGCGCCCCACTACACCGCGATCATCGATGAGGCGGCGCTTCGGCGCCCGTGCGGCGGACCCGAAGTCATGGTCCAGCAGATCAATTGGCTGATCGGCCGGGCACAGCTGCCACACATCCGCATTCATGTCATCCCGTTCCGGCACGGGACTCACCCCAACCCCGGCCCGTATTTGTGGATGGGATTCGCGAGCCAGTCACCTATCGTCTACGTCGAGCACTTCGGCGTGGCGGGGTTCATCGATGCGCCTGATCGCATCAAGAAGTTCGAAGATCTGACTGCTACCCTGATGGGGTTCGCGCTGGGGTCCGCCGATACGGTGAACTTCCTGACCAGGATGGCGGCCGATTTCGAACGGAGCTGA
- a CDS encoding TIR domain-containing protein → MQVFVSHAEPERDLAAKLRADLAGMGNQVAFDRGVSTGPTWWDGVLRRIQRCDAVIFVLSPDSLRSPGCMASVRYARQLRRPVLTVRAHPMAVPAELVDTEVFDPVVAGADRARALRMALLSLPPAPHLPDPLPRPPLVPYLDAYFELLDQPSIERAEQHAMLAELRQRMRDQSEQAAVWSLLAQLRGRSDVAPGVAEELEKMLAPGWRPDPEGRVERRYWDGQAWTTLVRHDGREFNERRVPPPDASWPSQRIPAVTGTSAVAGAASRIDRRKLLAGAVALVLAAGVVVGSVLFFREEPVSPIRTARVFVDAVNVQDTKALAGVTCASDKNRTDQVFLAGGFRLTLESVDGESDRPTFTVLATDMSTGGVDRRTFPLIQEDGEWRVCSL, encoded by the coding sequence ATGCAGGTGTTCGTCAGCCACGCTGAGCCGGAGCGGGACCTCGCGGCGAAGCTGCGGGCCGACCTGGCGGGCATGGGCAACCAGGTCGCGTTCGACCGCGGCGTGTCGACCGGTCCGACCTGGTGGGACGGCGTCCTGCGGCGAATCCAGCGCTGCGACGCGGTGATCTTCGTGCTCTCCCCCGACTCGCTGCGCTCGCCCGGCTGCATGGCGTCGGTGCGCTACGCCCGGCAGCTGCGCAGGCCGGTGCTGACGGTGCGGGCACACCCGATGGCGGTCCCGGCCGAGCTGGTCGACACCGAGGTGTTCGACCCCGTGGTCGCGGGCGCCGACCGGGCCCGCGCGCTGCGCATGGCCCTGCTCAGCCTCCCGCCCGCGCCGCACCTGCCCGATCCGCTGCCCCGCCCGCCGCTGGTGCCGTATCTCGACGCGTACTTCGAGCTGCTGGACCAGCCCTCGATCGAACGCGCCGAGCAGCACGCCATGCTGGCCGAGCTGCGCCAACGCATGCGCGACCAGTCCGAACAAGCCGCGGTGTGGAGCCTGCTGGCCCAACTGCGCGGCCGCTCGGACGTGGCGCCCGGGGTCGCGGAGGAACTGGAGAAGATGCTCGCCCCCGGCTGGCGCCCGGACCCGGAAGGCCGCGTCGAGCGCCGGTACTGGGACGGCCAGGCGTGGACGACCCTGGTCCGCCACGACGGCCGCGAGTTCAACGAACGCCGGGTCCCGCCGCCGGACGCGAGCTGGCCGAGCCAGAGGATCCCCGCGGTGACCGGCACGTCCGCGGTGGCAGGCGCGGCGAGTCGGATCGACCGACGCAAACTGCTCGCAGGCGCGGTGGCGCTCGTGCTGGCGGCCGGTGTGGTCGTCGGGAGCGTGCTGTTCTTCCGCGAAGAGCCGGTGAGTCCGATCAGGACGGCGCGGGTGTTCGTGGACGCGGTGAACGTCCAGGACACCAAGGCGTTGGCGGGGGTGACGTGCGCGTCGGACAAGAACCGCACGGATCAGGTGTTCCTGGCGGGCGGCTTCCGGCTCACCCTGGAGAGTGTGGACGGAGAGTCCGACCGGCCGACGTTCACCGTCCTGGCCACCGACATGAGCACCGGCGGGGTGGACCGGCGGACGTTCCCACTGATCCAAGAGGACGGCGAATGGCGCGTCTGCTCGCTGTAG
- a CDS encoding toll/interleukin-1 receptor domain-containing protein — MHVFISYARRDQASISQLRADFERLGHYVWFDRESHGGQDWWDDVLAHVRGCVVFVFAISPDSVRSKACLAELRYAEALKRPVLPVVVRRVPKSEIPDGLTAGLVDYSDRSAETAIALLKAFNALPMAKPLPQRMPAEPEIPTSYLNAYLDRIDADEIADADQVELLAALKVRLGDEQERADVWDLLVRLRGRPGLTRQVADEIEQVLAPGWQPDPHERFEARYWDGQVWTTLVVQNGQEFNDRSKPPQVNPPRPRGEKTDELVMPSAPVRREPAAVAVKAKRRVLPWVVAGAVVAAAGGVTGGLLVFGSSSADPEAATRIARNFVDAVNTRDDKAMQRYVCARDLKENSHLYGAFFDTANVTLESVNIDGADPRFTILAARTTGNSSVTLNIPLADENGEWRVCDISKALSGR; from the coding sequence ATGCATGTATTCATCAGCTACGCCCGACGCGACCAAGCATCGATCTCGCAACTGCGCGCGGACTTCGAACGACTCGGCCACTACGTCTGGTTCGACCGGGAAAGCCACGGCGGACAGGACTGGTGGGACGACGTCCTGGCCCACGTGCGCGGCTGCGTGGTCTTCGTCTTCGCCATCTCCCCCGACTCGGTCCGCTCCAAGGCCTGTCTGGCCGAGCTGCGCTACGCCGAGGCCCTCAAGCGGCCCGTGCTGCCCGTGGTGGTCCGCCGCGTGCCCAAGTCCGAGATCCCCGATGGGCTGACCGCCGGGCTGGTCGACTACTCCGACCGGTCGGCCGAGACCGCGATCGCCCTGCTCAAGGCGTTCAACGCGCTGCCGATGGCCAAACCGCTGCCGCAGCGCATGCCCGCCGAACCCGAGATCCCCACCTCCTATCTCAACGCCTACCTCGACCGCATCGACGCCGACGAGATCGCCGACGCGGACCAGGTCGAGCTGCTCGCCGCGCTGAAGGTGCGACTGGGCGACGAGCAGGAGCGCGCCGACGTCTGGGACCTGCTGGTGCGGCTGCGCGGCAGGCCGGGGCTGACCCGCCAGGTGGCCGACGAGATCGAGCAGGTGCTCGCCCCCGGCTGGCAGCCCGACCCGCACGAGCGGTTCGAGGCCCGCTACTGGGACGGCCAGGTGTGGACGACGCTGGTCGTGCAGAACGGACAGGAGTTCAACGACCGGAGCAAGCCGCCGCAGGTCAACCCGCCGCGCCCGCGCGGCGAGAAGACCGACGAGCTGGTCATGCCCTCCGCCCCCGTGCGCCGCGAGCCCGCCGCGGTGGCGGTCAAGGCCAAGCGCCGGGTGCTGCCGTGGGTGGTGGCCGGGGCGGTCGTCGCGGCGGCCGGAGGGGTGACGGGCGGGCTGCTAGTGTTCGGCAGCTCCTCGGCCGACCCCGAGGCCGCGACCCGGATCGCCCGCAACTTCGTCGACGCGGTCAACACCCGAGACGACAAAGCGATGCAGCGTTATGTCTGCGCGCGGGACCTCAAGGAGAACAGCCACCTCTACGGCGCGTTCTTCGACACCGCCAATGTCACGCTGGAGAGCGTCAACATCGACGGTGCCGATCCGAGGTTCACCATCCTGGCCGCCCGCACCACTGGCAACTCGTCGGTAACATTGAACATCCCACTCGCCGACGAGAACGGCGAGTGGCGGGTGTGCGACATCAGTAAGGCGCTCTCTGGGCGCTGA
- a CDS encoding DnaJ domain-containing protein: MAEVDYYELLGVRRDASVGEIKSAYRALAKVMHPDAGGTAGTFRLLKAAYETLVDSRKRAEYDLGEPAAAPESPRPRARRRMYRDEPAYTPRGCDLPPSSLSWWHLTKHQPRIGYVRTPGHAPAAAALVGGALLAIPLLLPPLSTPVLVTWLTLLVGALAATAVLLRAYVTAARGHKAALAEFGERTVFGEADEEPVGERLTAELLVNYLARLPGARVFHGLSRPGSVFADIDHAVLCGHRLVLVESKLWLPGHYEIDEDGSIWRNEHPFRGGTTNLFAAVAAFQDHLPDVDVRGVLLLYPNRRGRLTADDTPGLGVSAMVPDQFVRDIGDWLSVDCATVDQRVLRAVRARVIREPDAATA; this comes from the coding sequence GTGGCAGAGGTCGACTACTACGAGCTACTCGGCGTCCGCAGGGACGCGTCGGTTGGGGAGATCAAGTCGGCGTATCGGGCGCTGGCGAAGGTCATGCACCCCGACGCGGGTGGCACGGCGGGGACGTTCCGGCTGTTGAAGGCCGCGTACGAGACGCTGGTCGACTCGCGCAAGCGGGCCGAGTACGACCTTGGCGAGCCCGCGGCGGCGCCGGAGTCGCCGCGGCCGCGGGCGCGCAGGCGGATGTACCGCGACGAGCCCGCGTATACCCCGCGCGGGTGCGACCTGCCGCCGTCATCGCTGTCGTGGTGGCACCTGACCAAGCACCAGCCGCGGATCGGGTATGTGCGGACGCCGGGCCACGCGCCCGCGGCGGCCGCGCTCGTCGGGGGTGCGCTGCTGGCCATCCCGCTGCTGCTGCCGCCACTGTCGACACCCGTGCTGGTGACGTGGTTGACGCTCTTGGTCGGCGCGCTGGCGGCGACAGCGGTCCTGCTGCGCGCCTATGTGACCGCCGCGCGCGGACACAAGGCGGCCCTGGCCGAGTTCGGCGAGCGGACGGTGTTCGGCGAGGCCGACGAGGAGCCGGTCGGCGAGCGGCTGACCGCCGAGCTGCTGGTCAACTACCTGGCCCGGCTCCCCGGCGCGCGGGTGTTCCACGGGCTGTCGCGGCCGGGTTCGGTGTTCGCCGACATCGACCATGCCGTCCTCTGTGGACACAGGCTGGTGCTGGTCGAGTCGAAACTGTGGCTGCCCGGCCACTACGAGATCGACGAGGACGGTTCGATCTGGCGCAACGAGCACCCGTTCCGCGGCGGCACGACGAACCTGTTCGCCGCCGTCGCCGCATTCCAGGACCACCTGCCCGACGTGGACGTTCGCGGGGTGCTGCTGCTCTACCCCAACCGGCGGGGCCGGCTGACCGCTGACGACACGCCAGGACTCGGCGTCAGCGCGATGGTGCCCGACCAGTTCGTCCGCGACATCGGCGACTGGCTGTCGGTGGACTGCGCGACCGTCGACCAGCGGGTGCTGCGGGCCGTGCGGGCCCGCGTGATCCGCGAACCCGACGCCGCCACCGCTTAA
- a CDS encoding ABC transporter permease: protein MEVAAGLESTSFGADGAVEGFTSRRTLPLRVELVRQLRRRRTQFLIGFLVLLPFLLWAAFEFGTSSNANRSGGFVDLATASAPNFVVFVLFATGGFLLPMIVALFFGDTVASEASWSSLKYLMSMPVPRHRLLRQKAISSGLLSLLCLVLLPAVSLVVGIVFYGTGEAVSPMGDAVSFEDSLLAMVFAVIYISINLLWVAGLALFLSVTTDAPLGAVGGAVLVSILSQILDQITALGNIRDYLPTHFSFAWSDLISTDIDWSNMTKGAFSAVVYAGVFFFLASRRFRTKDITS, encoded by the coding sequence ATGGAGGTGGCGGCCGGACTGGAGTCCACGTCGTTCGGTGCCGACGGCGCCGTCGAGGGCTTCACCTCCCGCCGCACCCTGCCGCTGCGCGTGGAGCTGGTCCGCCAGCTCCGGCGCAGGCGCACGCAGTTCCTCATCGGGTTCCTGGTGCTGCTGCCGTTCCTGCTGTGGGCGGCCTTCGAGTTCGGCACGTCGTCCAACGCCAACCGGTCCGGCGGGTTCGTCGACCTGGCCACCGCGTCGGCGCCGAACTTCGTCGTGTTCGTCCTGTTCGCCACCGGCGGCTTCCTGCTCCCGATGATCGTCGCGCTGTTCTTCGGCGACACGGTGGCGTCCGAGGCGTCGTGGTCGAGCCTGAAGTACCTGATGTCGATGCCGGTCCCACGGCACCGGTTGCTGCGGCAGAAGGCGATCTCGTCGGGTCTGCTGTCGCTGCTGTGTCTGGTGCTGCTGCCCGCGGTTTCGCTGGTGGTCGGCATCGTCTTCTACGGCACCGGCGAGGCGGTCAGCCCGATGGGCGACGCGGTGTCCTTTGAGGACTCGCTGCTGGCGATGGTGTTCGCGGTCATCTATATCTCGATCAACCTGCTGTGGGTGGCCGGCCTGGCCCTGTTCCTGTCGGTCACCACCGACGCCCCCCTCGGCGCGGTCGGCGGCGCGGTCCTGGTCTCGATCCTGTCCCAGATCCTCGACCAGATCACCGCGCTCGGGAACATCCGCGACTACCTGCCGACGCACTTCTCGTTCGCCTGGTCGGACCTGATCTCCACCGACATCGACTGGTCGAACATGACCAAGGGCGCGTTCTCCGCGGTGGTCTACGCGGGGGTGTTCTTCTTCCTGGCCTCGCGCCGCTTCCGGACGAAGGACATCACGAGCTGA